TTTGCACCTGGCCTTTGGTTGTCGCTTCGTAGTAATACCGCTGGGCGGCCTGGGCGAGACCGTGCGAATCGCGAAACAGACGCTCTTCGTAATCGATCACCGAATCGGCGGTGACCGGCAACTGCCGCGTTGCATCGACCGAAAGATTCGTCTTAGGAACCTTGGCGTTCCCTTTGACACCGACCGTCATTCGAACGCGATAGATCGATTGGCTGTCGTTGCTGTACAACGGCACCCCGCCGCGGTCAGCGGCCGCCAACGGCGACGCGGCGCAAACCGCTAAAGAAAGTCCAGCCAACAAGTCGCGTCGCGTCAGTTTGCAATCCATCGCAGGAACCCGCTCCATGGTGTTGTCGCTAGATCGAAATGCTAGCGACACAGATGGTGTTGATCGTCGAAGGGCGAATACACGAACAGAGCCCAACCCTTACAGAGGGATCGTCTGTTCGCCGTCCGACAATTCAGCAGATTCGGAAAAACTCAGCCTTCTCGCATCGACATCGCAGCCCGTTTGTCGGCCTCGATCGCAGCATCCATGTCATCGAAGATCGCGCCGGCTTGATCGTGGAAGATCCGCCCGATCAACAGATCGGTCAGATTACCGCTGTGCTGTGGATGGGCTTTCATAAACCGGCCAAAACTGAACTCGTTGGTGTAGTAGGCATGCACCAGCTTGCGAATCCAGCTCGAGCCATCTTTGAAGTCATCGGCCCACTTGGCCAACTGTGCCCCGGAAAGGTCCTGTTTGGCAAAGCCTTCGTTGATCGCGTCGGCCGCCCGCACACCCGTCTCCAACGCAAAATAGACACCCGACGAATAGATCGGATCGATGAAGCCGAATGCGTCGCCGATCAACACCCACCCCTGGCCGGCATGCCGTGTCGTGGTGTACGAAAACTCTTTGGCAACGCGAATCTCTCCCTGGAACTCGGCCCCCTTAAGACGGTCTTGCAGTCCCGGACAGATACTCAATTCGTGTTCGTATTTCGCTTCGGGTTTGAGCCCCTGTTTGAGCATGTAGTCGTTGTTGCCAACGCATCCGATGCTGGTGATTCCATTGGACAGCGGGATGAACCAGAACCAGGAATCTTTGTTCTGAGTCTGCATGATGATCGTTGCCCCCTCGTTTTCGCCGTCGTCTCGGCGGGCATCTTTCCAGTAGCCCCAGATCGCCGCCTTCTTCAAGTCGGGATTGATCTCCTTCAGTCCCAATTTGTTGGCGATAAACGACTGCAACCCCGTCGCATCGACGACGACGCGACAGGAGATCCGATGCTCCTCTCCCTGGGCGTCGCGAACCCGCACGCCAGTCGCACAATCGTTGTCGTCGATCTCGACATCCAACAACCGCGTTTGGTCGTAACAATCGGCTCCCAATTCGGCGGCGCGTTCAAACAACATCTGATCGAACCGCGACCGTTCGACCTGCCACGTGCTGCTGCTCTCCCGCGGATCGTGCTGACGAAAATAGAATGGCGAGGATTCCTTGCCGTTGTTAGTGACAAATTGCACACTCAACTTCTTCTGGAACCCCAGCTCGTCCATCCGATCGATCACCCCCAACCGCGACAGCGGCCAATAGACCTCGGGCATCAACGATTCGCCGATATGAAAACGTGGCATCGATTCGCGCTCGATCAGCAGCGTGCTGTGCCCTGCCGCAGCAGTCAACGCCGCAGCCGAACTACCACCGGGTCCACCACCAATCACAACGACGTCGTAGTTCGCTTTCACAG
Above is a genomic segment from Rosistilla ulvae containing:
- a CDS encoding NAD(P)/FAD-dependent oxidoreductase, with translation MKANYDVVVIGGGPGGSSAAALTAAAGHSTLLIERESMPRFHIGESLMPEVYWPLSRLGVIDRMDELGFQKKLSVQFVTNNGKESSPFYFRQHDPRESSSTWQVERSRFDQMLFERAAELGADCYDQTRLLDVEIDDNDCATGVRVRDAQGEEHRISCRVVVDATGLQSFIANKLGLKEINPDLKKAAIWGYWKDARRDDGENEGATIIMQTQNKDSWFWFIPLSNGITSIGCVGNNDYMLKQGLKPEAKYEHELSICPGLQDRLKGAEFQGEIRVAKEFSYTTTRHAGQGWVLIGDAFGFIDPIYSSGVYFALETGVRAADAINEGFAKQDLSGAQLAKWADDFKDGSSWIRKLVHAYYTNEFSFGRFMKAHPQHSGNLTDLLIGRIFHDQAGAIFDDMDAAIEADKRAAMSMREG